GGCGAGGGGCAGGGGTCGGAGAGCATCGAGTTCGAGCACTGCATCGTCGCGACGGGGTCGCGACCGATGGAGATCCCCGGGTTCTCGTACGCCGACGACCCCGTGGCCTCCTCGCGCGACGCGCTCGCGTTCGGCTCGGTCCCGGACCGACTCGTGGTGGTGGGCGCGGGCTACATCGGCATGGAGCTGTCGACGGTGTTCGCCAAACTCGGGAGCGAGGTCACGGTGGTCGAGATGCTCGACGACGTCCTCCCGGGGTACGAGGACGACGTGGCGCGCGTCGTCCGCACGCGGGCGGAGGAACTCGGTGTCGACTTCCACTTCGGCGAGGGCGCGGCGGAGTGGCGCGACGGCAACGACGGCGGCATCGTCGTCGCCACCGAGACCGAAGACGGGGACCGACACGAGTACGACGCGGACAAGGTGCTCGTCGCGGTCGGGCGCGAGCCCGTCTCGGACACGCTCGACCTCGACGCGGCGGGGGTCGAGACCGACGACCGCGGCTTCATCACGACCGACGACCAGGCGCGGACGAACGTCGAGTCGATCTTCGCCGTCGGCGACGTCGCGGGCGAGCCGATGTTGGCGCACGTCGGCTCGAAGGAGGGAATCGTCGCCGCCGAGGTCGCCGCGGGCGAACCCGTGGGGCTGGATTACCAGGCGATCCCCGCGGCGGTGTTCACCGACCCCGAGATCGGCACCGTGGGCATGACCGAGGCGGAGGCCGAGGAGGCTGGCTTCGAGCCCGTCGTCGGGCAGATGCCGTTCAACGCGTCGGGGCGGGCGCTGACAACCGGCCACACGGAGGGGTTCGTCCGCGTCGTCGCCGACGAGGGGACGGGGTTCGTCCTCGGCGGGCAGATCGTCGGCCCCGAGGCCTCCGAGTTGGTCGCCGAACTCGCGCTCGCGATCGAGATGGGAGCCACGCTGGAGGACGTCGCGGCGACGATCCACACCCATCCGACGCTCGCCGAGGCGACGATGGAAGCCTGCGAGAACGCGCTCGGGCAGGCGATCCACACGCTGAACCGGTGAGCCGTCGCGGGCGAGACACGTCGACCGGCCTCGGTTCGTGTCGTCGTCACGGCGCGTGCCGATCGACGGGGCTGGCTACCGACACCGATCGACCGCACGACGGTCGCGTCCGCTCCGATGGTGGCACGCGGGACAAAAGGGGGGGAGTTCCCTATCGAGGGACCGCTGAACCCGGCGATGTGATGGGGGGAGAGGGTTTGACGGTTCCTCGAACAGGTGTTAGGCGGTAGCCGGCTTGAGCATTGACACGGAGATATGAGTGTCGAACCCGTCGGATCTCGTGAACTGCCGGCTCGGTGTCCGGTTTCACGAGGGCTCGCGGGGACGCCGGCGTCGGCGGCGACGCGGCTTCTCACCGGCCGAGAGCCGACCCTGAACTTAACGACCCCTCCACGAGAACGCGTGATCATGTCGGGTGAGAGTCGAAAGACAGGGACTGCGGTGGAGCTTCGGCTTCGCCTGTACGAACTCCTCCATCGGAAAGTCGATCGGGAACGAACCGCACGCATGACGCGAGCCACGCGCGGCGGCCTACTGGTTGCGGCCGTGTTCGGGTACGCGGTCGTCACGG
This Salinigranum marinum DNA region includes the following protein-coding sequences:
- the lpdA gene encoding dihydrolipoyl dehydrogenase → MVVGDISTGTELLVIGAGPGGYVAAIRAAQKGLDTTLVERDAYGGTCLNHGCIPSKAYITASGLAHDAGNAAEMGIHADPVVDMAGMRDWKDGVVDQLTGGVEKLCKANGVNLVEGTARFDGPNRVRVAHGGEGQGSESIEFEHCIVATGSRPMEIPGFSYADDPVASSRDALAFGSVPDRLVVVGAGYIGMELSTVFAKLGSEVTVVEMLDDVLPGYEDDVARVVRTRAEELGVDFHFGEGAAEWRDGNDGGIVVATETEDGDRHEYDADKVLVAVGREPVSDTLDLDAAGVETDDRGFITTDDQARTNVESIFAVGDVAGEPMLAHVGSKEGIVAAEVAAGEPVGLDYQAIPAAVFTDPEIGTVGMTEAEAEEAGFEPVVGQMPFNASGRALTTGHTEGFVRVVADEGTGFVLGGQIVGPEASELVAELALAIEMGATLEDVAATIHTHPTLAEATMEACENALGQAIHTLNR